In a genomic window of Allomeiothermus silvanus DSM 9946:
- a CDS encoding ABC transporter ATP-binding protein codes for MGIIEVSDLRKQYGSIPALKGISFTVEAAERVVVLGPNGSGKTTTLDILGGFLRPTAGRARVLGAYVPHLPLNVRRQMGFVFQDKAGLYPELTVRESLDLFGGYYPNPLPTSELLEKLALADRRDRWVRNLSGGERRRLELAVAILGRPRLIFLDEPTANLDPEARLLIWDLIEELTGSGVTFILTTHNLEEAGRLGRRVLLLREGELIFDGPPQTMIAQAGLPYRISFRRADAALPPALVVRARVEGDRITLPSLQPDEDLLVLRKSGVGLEDVSIQSPTLEEAYLALLKGASHEHHHPNAITPSLAGQ; via the coding sequence GTGGGCATCATCGAGGTCTCCGACTTGCGCAAACAGTACGGCTCCATCCCAGCGCTGAAAGGTATCAGCTTTACGGTGGAGGCGGCTGAGCGGGTGGTGGTACTGGGGCCGAACGGATCGGGCAAAACCACTACTCTAGATATTTTGGGTGGTTTTCTGCGGCCCACTGCGGGCCGGGCCAGGGTTCTGGGGGCCTATGTCCCGCACCTGCCGCTCAACGTGCGGAGGCAGATGGGATTTGTCTTCCAGGACAAAGCAGGGCTTTACCCAGAGCTGACCGTCCGGGAGAGCCTCGATCTCTTCGGCGGCTATTACCCCAACCCCCTTCCAACCTCGGAGCTTTTGGAAAAGCTGGCCCTCGCGGATCGGCGGGATCGCTGGGTGCGCAACCTGAGCGGGGGTGAGCGCAGGCGGCTCGAGCTCGCCGTAGCCATATTAGGCAGACCCCGCCTGATCTTCCTGGACGAACCCACCGCCAATCTTGACCCGGAAGCCCGGCTGCTTATCTGGGATCTTATCGAAGAGCTAACGGGGAGCGGGGTGACCTTCATTCTGACCACCCACAACCTGGAGGAGGCTGGACGGCTGGGTCGGCGGGTGCTGCTGCTGCGAGAAGGAGAGCTTATCTTCGACGGCCCCCCCCAGACAATGATCGCCCAGGCCGGCCTTCCTTACCGAATCAGCTTCCGGCGGGCTGACGCCGCGCTGCCTCCTGCTTTGGTCGTGCGGGCGAGGGTCGAGGGGGATCGAATCACCCTTCCGAGCTTGCAGCCTGACGAAGACCTTCTGGTCTTGCGCAAGAGTGGGGTGGGGCTCGAGGACGTGAGCATACAAAGTCCCACCCTCGAGGAAGCGTACCTGGCCCTGTTGAAAGGAGCTTCACATGAACATCACCACCCGAACGCCATCACCCCTTCGCTTGCTGGCCAGTGA
- a CDS encoding ABC transporter permease — protein sequence MNITTRTPSPLRLLASETGWQIRLYLRDRAATFFTFAFPLLVLLFWSRQSWQDVLSATAFVAALALAMAAYAGLAMGIASAREVGLLKRLRSTPLPMVVHIAARVAACALLGTFALILTLGLGAFWLGLSLSLPNFAGLLPGLVLGFAALGSWGLVVGSLVRTANAASYLVNATLFPLFLLSVAAQRGMLPEWAAALTPLLPLQNLALLIQTALKGEGMLLYPLLTLLCWAVLGAAVAARRLSRPL from the coding sequence ATGAACATCACCACCCGAACGCCATCACCCCTTCGCTTGCTGGCCAGTGAAACCGGATGGCAGATTCGCCTTTATCTCAGGGACCGGGCCGCCACCTTTTTCACCTTTGCTTTCCCGCTGCTGGTGCTGCTCTTCTGGAGCCGGCAGTCCTGGCAGGATGTTCTTTCGGCAACGGCCTTCGTAGCCGCGCTTGCGCTGGCTATGGCGGCGTACGCGGGTCTGGCGATGGGCATTGCCTCGGCCCGGGAGGTCGGCTTACTCAAGCGGCTAAGGAGCACACCCCTACCTATGGTCGTACACATCGCGGCCAGGGTAGCGGCTTGTGCGCTGCTGGGGACGTTTGCGCTCATACTTACCCTGGGGCTGGGAGCCTTTTGGCTGGGCCTGTCCCTTAGCCTGCCCAATTTCGCCGGGTTGCTGCCTGGCCTGGTGCTGGGCTTTGCGGCACTTGGGAGCTGGGGACTGGTGGTGGGCAGTCTGGTTCGCACCGCGAATGCAGCCTCGTATCTGGTCAATGCCACCCTCTTTCCCTTGTTTCTGCTCTCAGTGGCAGCCCAGCGCGGGATGCTTCCGGAGTGGGCGGCGGCCCTTACCCCGCTGCTACCGCTACAAAACCTGGCCCTCCTGATCCAGACTGCCCTCAAAGGCGAGGGGATGCTGCTGTACCCGTTGTTGACGCTCCTTTGCTGGGCAGTGTTGGGAGCTGCTGTGGCGGCCCGACGGCTGTCCCGGCCGTTGTGA